A window of Kineococcus sp. NBC_00420 genomic DNA:
GTTCCTGCGCCCACAACGCCGCGGCCGTGCGACCGCTGACCCCCAGTTCCCGCAGGACCCGGCCGACGTGGACCTTCACGGTGTGCTCGCTGATCCCCAGGCTCCGGGCGATCTGCTTGTTGGCCAAACCCTGGGCGATGAGGCGCAGCACGTCCCGTTCGCGCTCGCTCAGACCGGCGCCGAGGGGGGCGGCCGCCGGCCGTGCCGGCGCCGACCCCGGCAGCAGGGCCCGGGCCACCCTCGGGTCGAGCGGTGCGTGTCCGGCGGCGGCGGCGCGCACCCCGGCCAGGACGTCGCGCGGCTCGCTGTCCTTGAGCAGGTACCCCACGGCCCCGGCGGCCAGCGCCTGCTGCACCTGCGACTGGTCGATGAAGGACGTCAGGACCACCACGGCGGTGGTGGGAACTGCCGCCAGCACCGCGGTCGTCGCGGCGACCCCGTCCATCACGGGCATGGACAGGTCCATCAGGACGACGTCGGGTTCCGCCTCGCTCGCGCGCCGGACCGCCTCCGCCCCGTCGGCGGCTTCCGCGACGACGTCGATGTCGTCGGCGGCCTGCAACAGGGCGGCCAGCCCGGCCCGCACGAGACGGTGGTCGTCGACCACGAGGACACGGATCACGAGCGGGGAACCTCCAGGAGCCACCGGGTACCGGACCCGGGTGCGGTGGACAGGAACAGGTGCGCGCCGCCGTCCCGGGCGAGGTCGGGCAGCAGGCGCAGCCCGAAGTGCCCGTGTTCCGCGGCCTCCTGCGCCACCGTCGAGTCGAAACCCGCCCCGTCGTCGACGACCTCCAGCTGCACCGACCGCTCGTCGTAGCGCAGGTGGACGGCGAGGCTGCGCGCATCGGCGTGCGCCACGGCGTTGCGGACGGTCTCCTGGGCCACCTGGAACACGAGGCGCTCACCGGTGGTGTCGAGACCGCTCTCCTCGCCCGGACCGGGCAGGCGCAGGTCCAGCGTCAGGCCGTGCGAGCGCGCCGCGCCGGCCAGGTCCCCCACGGCGGTGGCCAACCCGGCGCTGCTCAGGCTCGGCGGGTAGATGTCGACCAGCAGCGACCGGAGGCCGGCGATGCTGCCGCGGACCGTGGCGGCCGCCTGCTCCAACCGGTGCGCCATCGGGGTCGCCCGGTCCCGTTCGGCCTCCTGGGCGGCGGCGGCCACCGAGTAGGACGCCGCCACGAGTTCCTGCACGACACCGTCGTGCAGCCTGGCGGCGATCCGCTGGCGTTCACGGGCCGAGGCGTCCACGGCGTCCTGGAGCAGGGCTTCGCGCTGGTCCTGGCTGCGGCGCAGCCGGTCCAGCAGCGCCCAGATCACGGGGACCAGCAGGACGACCAGCAGCAGCAGGCTCGACGCGAGGAGACCGGCGAAACTGCTCCACAACTGACCGGTGCGGTTGCTCACCTGCGAGTAGCGCGTGTACGTCTCGAAGAGCAACGGTTGCCCCGAGGGGGTCCAGACCGGGCGGTACACCTCCAGGAGCTTCCCCTGGTCCCGTTCGAGCTCGTTCTCGGGGCGGGTCAGGTCCGTGACCTCCGCCTCCAGGCGCGGGCTGTCCAGAGCCTCGAGCTCCTCCGCCTCCAACGGGTAGGAACGTCCGACGAGGCGGTCCTCGTCGGAGTACACGATGCGACCGTCGGAGGTCCACAACTTCACCCGCACGAGCGCTGCGGAGCTCAGCACACGGTCGCCGACGACGTCGCGCACCCGCGCTCGTGCCGCTGCGGCGGCGACCGGGTCGGCGGAGAGCAGGTCGTCGTCCAGGGCGCCCTGGACGACCGATTCGGCCAGGAGGTCGCTGACCTGGGCCGCGGCGCTGACCGCCTCGCGTTCCGCGATCTGACGGGCCAGCAGCAGGCTGGCCCCGACGACGGCCACGATGACGACGACGACCGCGGCTCCGACCTGCAGCAGCAGTCGTCGGCGACTGGGCCCGTCGGTCGCCGCGGCCCGTCGGGTGCCGTCGGCCAGCACCCGCCACGGCGGTGACGGGGTGACGTCTCGAACCACTGGATCCTCTCCTGACCGCTCCCGCCCATGGTCTCCTGCTGCGCCGCTGCCGGTCAGCGGAACGGGCGGAGTCCCCGCCTCCGGCCTAGTGGTGGTCGTCACCGCCGCCGCGGCCGCTCCGGTCGTCCCGGCCCCCGTGATCGCCGTCGTGCCCGGTCCGGTCCTCACGACCGCGCCCGTGACCGCCGTGGTCGTCGCCCGTCGTGGGTCGCGCCGTCGCCGTCGCTGCGCCGGAGGGGGTGGTGCGGTGGTCGGCCGGGGTGCCGTCGTCGCGGCCCTGACCGCCGCGTCGACCGCCCCGGTCGTCGCCGGGTTCGGCGTTGCGCGACGGCTGCGGGGTCACCGCCGGCGTCGACGTGGTGGGGATGCTCGTCGGGGAGGTGCCCGGGGTGGTGGCGTCGTCGCCGCCACGTCCCCGGCCGCCGTGGTCGTCGCCGGGCTCCGCGCCACGACTCGGTGCGGTGGCCGGAACGTTCGGGGAGGAGGTGCTCGGGGAAGTGCTCGGGGAGGTGCTCGGGGAAGAGGTCGCGGTGGGGACCTCGAGGGGCACGCTGTGGCTGAGCGCGGGGTTGCCGGTCAGGCCGATGACGGCGGGCACGAGGGCAGCACCTGCGGCGGTGGCCACGATGAGGAGGCGTCGCACGGGGTTTCCTTTCGTCGGTGGGACCTCCATTGGCGCTCGTGGCCGGTACGACCCGCAATCAGCTCTCCGAGCTACTACCTCCCGCGCCGTGCGAGGTGTGGTCGTCGCACACCAGCAGGACCCTCGCCGGGGTCGAGTCCTCGTTGCGCCAGCGGTGCGCACGGCTCGGGTCGATGGTCAGCGAGTCGCCGACGGGAACGCGGACCGCGCGCCGGCCCCGGCGCAGGCAGTGCACCGCGCCCTCGAGCACGACGGCGACCTCCTCTCCCGGGTGGGTGAAGAACTCCTCGTCGCCACCGCCGGGCGGGACGCGGAGTTCGTAGACGTGCAGCGAGCGACCGGGGCCACCGGCGAGCAGTCGGATCGTGGTGGCGCCCGGGTCGCCCGGCATCTCCAGACCCCCCGAGGGGGCGATGTCGGGGATCGTCGGCAGCAGCGCCGACGGGGGGATCTCGAAGGCCGCGGCCAGGTCGTACAACGTGGGGATGCTCGGCAGTTGGTCCCCGCGTTCGAGCTTGGTGATGAAGGGCTGCGACACCCCGGCACGACGGGCGAGTTCCCGCATCGACCACCCCTTGGCGGTGCGGTGCGCGCGCACGGCGGCACCCACCTGACCCTGCGGTCCCTCCACGAGATCCTCCGTCCGCAACACGTTCGTAATAACCACTGGTTATCGTAGGCGACGTGACCAAGCAGATCGTCCTCGGGGCCTTCGAGGAGTTCACCCCCAACTTCATCAGCAACGCGTGGAGCCACGAGCTCAGCGACACGTCCGCTTTCGCGACCCTGCCGTACTGGCAGGAGATGGCGCGGGAACTCGACGAGGGCGGGTTCGACTTCCTGTTCCTCGCCGAAGCGATCGGGTACCCGATGCGCGAGGACGGCAGCGTGCCCGAGGCCGTCGTCCGCGAGGCGGTGCAGATCCCCGTGCACGACCCGATGCTGCTCGTCAGCGGGCTCGCGGCGAGCACCGAGCGGCTGGGTTTCGTCGTCACGACCTCGACGACGGCCCACCACCCCAACCTCAACGCCCGCGCGTTCACCACGCTGGACCACCTGACGAACGGGCGCATCGCCTGGAACATCGTCACCTCCGACAACCAGACGGCGTTGACGCGGTTGCTCGGCCACCAGGGCGTCACCCCGCACGACGAGCGCTACCGCAGGGCGACGGAGTTCCTCGAACTCTCCCTGAAGCTCTGGGAGGGCGGCTGGGAGGACGACGCCGTCGTGTACGACAAGGCCACCCGGACCTACGCCGACCCGTCGAAGGTGCACCGCACCACCCACCACGGCGAGTACTTCGACCTCGACGGGTACTTCACCGCGATCCCCTCGCCGCAGCGCACCCCGTTCCTGCTGCAGGCCGGTACGTCGCCGGCGGGGCGGGCCTTCGCGGGCCGCTTCGCCGAGTGCGTGTTCATCCAGGACCGCGACCTGCCCAGCGCCGCGGCGAACGTCGCCGACCTGCGCGCCAAGGCCCGCGCGAACGGCCGGGACGGTGACGACCTCAAGGTTCTCGTGTCGGCTTCCGTGGTCGTCGGTTCCACCGAGGAGGAGGCCGCCCGGTTGCGGGCGAGCGTCGACGCGTCCGTCTCCCGCGCGTCGGCCGCCGCGCTGTTCCTCGGGTGGAGCGGGGTCGACCTCATGGCCTTCCCCCTCGACGCCACCCTGCAGGAGGTCCAGACCGAGATCGGGCAGTCGATGCTCGGGGTGTTCCAGCGGGGCGACGCGAGCCCGACGGTCGCGGAGATCCTCGACCAGCTCACCACCACGATCCCCGGTCTGCGCATCACCGGAACCCCGGAGTCGTGCGCAGACCGGCTGCAGGAGATCGTCGAGGAGACCGACCTCGACGGTTTCCTCGTCGAGCACACCCACGGCGGGCCGGGGGCGTACCGCGCGTTCATCGAGCACGTCGTGCCGCTGCTCCGTCAGCGCGGCCTGCTGCCCGAGGAACCCCGGACGGGATCCATGCGCCGCCGGGTGCTGGGTCACGACAGCGACCGGTTGCCGCCCGGGCACCCGGGGCACGCCTTCCGCCCGTGGTGACCCCGCCACGGGCCCGAGGAGGCGGCGGGTACTGCCAGGGCCTCCCGCCACCGCGCGCGCGGGCCTACCGTGGGGACATGGCCAGCCCCGACCCGTCGACCGACCCCCGGCTCGCCCACCGCGCGCAGGTGCGGGAGTTCCTCAGCAGCCGCCGGGCCCGGATCACACCGGAACGGGCGGGTCTGCCCGCCTACGGTGGCAACCGCCGGGTCGCGGGACTGCGTCGCGAGGAGGTGGCGATGCTCGCCGGGGTGTCCGTCGACTACTACGTGCGGATGGAACGCGGCGACCTCGCGGGCGCCTCCGACGGCGTCCTCGACGCCCTCGCCAACGCGTTGCAGCTCGACGAGGCCGAACGCGAACACCTCGTCGCCCTCGCGCACGCCGGGCAGATCACCGCGAAGGCCCGTCGCCGCCGGCCCGGCCCGCTCACCGTCCGCCCCGCCGTGCAGCAGGTGCTGGACGCCATCACCGCGGCCCCCGCCTGGGTGCGCAACGCACGGCACGACATCCTCGCGATGAACTTCACGGCCCGGGCGCTCTACTCCCCGGTCCTGGCCTCGCCCGAGGCCGGGGTGGCGGGGAAGCGGCCGGCGAACACCACCCGTTTCGTCTACCTCGACCCCGCGGCCCGGGACTTCTTCGTGGACTACGACCGGATCGCCCGCGACGCCGCGGCGATGCTGCGCCTGGAGGCCGGGGCGAACCCGCACGACACCGACCTCATCGCCCTCGTGGGGGAACTCTCCACCCGCAGCGAGCTGTTCCGTCAGCACTGGGCCGCCCACGACGTGAAGTTCCACCGCAGCGGGAAGAAGCGGCTGAACCACCCCGCCGTCGGGATGCTCGACCTCGACTTCGAGAGCGTGGAACTCCCGTCCGAACCGGGGCTGCGGGTCAACATCTACACCGCCGCCGCGGACACCCCGACCGCGGACGGCCTGAAACTCCTCGTCAGCTGGGCGGCGAGCCGGGAGCCCGCGGCCAGGACCGGGATCCTCGAGGGGTAACGCTGGGGCCTGTCTCCCGGGACGCCACCTGCGTAGCGTCGGAGCATGGACGCAGAACTCATCCTCAACAACGGGGTCCGCATGCCGGCCCTGGGCCTCGGTGTCTTCCAGAGTTCCGCCGAGGACACCGCGGACGCCGTCGCGACGGCCCTGGAGGTCGGCTACCGCCACATCGACACGGCCGCCGCCTACCTCAACGAACGCCAGGTGGGGGAGGGTTTCCGTCGATCCGGGCTCGCCCGCGACGAGGTGTTCCTCGAGACCAAGGTCTGGGTCACCGACTACGGGCACGACGAGACGCTGCACGCCTTCGAGAAGGCGGTCCGCAAGCTCGGCGTCGACCAGCTCGACCTGTTGATCCTGCACCAGCCGATCCCCGAACGCTTCGACCGGACGGTCGCCGCCTACCTCGCTCTCGAGGAACTCCTCGCCGACGGCCGGGTGCGTTCCATCGGGGTCAGCAACTTCACCCCGGCCCACCTCGACGCGCTGCTCGAACGGACCTCCGTGGTGCCGGCCGTGAACCAGGTCGAACTGCACCCCTACTTCGTGCAGCCGGAGTTGCAGGCCGCCGACCGCGCGCACGGCATCCTGACCCAGGCCTGGTCACCCATCGGTGGCATCACGTTCTACCCCGGCTGGGGCGAGGAACGGCGCAGCGTCCTCGCGGACCCGACGATCGCGGCGATCGCCGCCGACCACGGGAGGTCGCCCGCCCAGGTCATGCTGCGCTGGCACCTGCAGCAGGGCCGCTCGGCCATCCCGAAGTCGACGAACCCGCAGCGGATCCGGGAGAACTTCGCGGTCTTCGACTTCGCCCTGTCGACCGACGAGCTGGGGCGGATCGATGCCCTGGACACCGGGGTGCGCAGCGGACCGGACCCCGACGTCGTGCGGGCCGAACGTTTCGAACGCGTCATCCCGGAGGACTGAGGGCGGGACGGGCCCCCGCCGCGCGGGGCTCGTCGCGCGACTCCCCGGGTCCCGCGCCAGACTGCTCGGGTGGCGGCCACGAGGAGTGCGGGGATCCTGCTGTACCGGTACGACGCGGGCGGTGGGGTCGAACTCCTGCTCGGGCACATGGGCGGACCGTTGTGGGCGTCCAAGGACGAGCACGGCTGGTCGATCCCGAAGGGCGAGCCGAACCCCGACGAGGAACTGCTCGACGCCGCGCACCGGGAGTTCGCCGAGGAACTCGGCCGGCCCCTGCCCCCGACCGACCTGGTTCCGCTGGGTGACGTGCGTCAGTCGGGCGGGAAGGTCGTGTCGATCTGGGCCGGGCCGGGGGAGTTCGACGTCGACTCGATCCGGCCCGGGACGTTCTCGATGGAGTGGCCGCCGCGCTCCGGGAGGACCGCTGAGTTCCCCGAGATCGACCGGGCCGGCTGGTTCGCCCCGGAGGTGGCGCGGCTCAAGCTGGTGAAGGGACAGGTCGTCTTCGTCGACCGGCTGCTGGAGCACCTCGGCGGCTGAGGCTCCGCCGGACGCGTCGGTGGTTCACTCGGCGAGCCGCTCCCGCACCTGCCGGAGTTCGGCGACGGCGGTGTCCACGAGGTCCTCGCTCAGCGCCCCGGTGCTCTCGATGCGGACCTCGTTGCGGCCCGGGACGGTCTCGTACACGGTGACCGTCACGGTGCCGAGGACCGGGGTCGGCGCCGGCGGGTACGTCTCGACCGTGCTCGGTCGGGAGTCGTCGTAGGTGAGCGTGAGCGTGCTGGAGTACGCGCCGCTGCGGTCGCCGAAGACGGTCGTCCCGGGGCGCTGGCGGGGTTCGCCACCCCACGGCCAGGCGCGCGTGGCCCGGTACCCGAAACCGTCCTGTTCCCCCGCCTCCCAGGTGAAGGCGAGTTCCTGGCCGGCCCGGGGTCCGTCCCCGAAGGGAACTCCGACGTGGCTGTGGTGCACCCAGCACCCGCCGGGTGTGACGGGACTGTCGATGACCCCCCACCCCTCCTCGTCGTACCACTCCCGGACGATCCCCTTGTCGGTCACGGTGTCACTCTCCTCCGGTCAGGTGCACGAGCCCGGCGTCGGTGCGGCGGAACCCGCAGGCGTCGAGGTAGAACGGGGCCAGCTCGGGGAGGTGGTCGACGTGCAACCACTCGCACCCCGCCGCGCGGGCGTGCTCCTCGGCCACGCGGACGAGGTCCCGGCCGATCCCCCGGCGCTGGTGGCTGCCCCGGGTCTTGGTGTCGAGGAGGAACGCGTGGTCCCCGCCGTCCCAGGCGACGTTCACGAACCCCACGAGCAGTCCGGACTCGTCGCGGGCGGAGACCCAGCCGAGGCTGTGGTCGCGGATGCGGGGCCACCAGCCCGCCTGCGGGTCCCCGCCGTGCGACCGGACGAGGTCGAGCACCTCCTCGTCGGCGATCGGGCCGCGCCACTGCAGGTCCGTCGTGTTCGGCACGGACCCACTCTCGTCCGTCCCGGGGCCGGTGACCACCGGTTTCCGGGCGGCCGCGGAGCCCCGTCGACGAGGCCGGCGGGCCAGGCGTGAGGTGAGGCGTCGGTGCGACAGATCGGGTGTCATGGCACCCGGATCGGCGCACCCACGGCTCACTCCACGTGGTGACACCCGTGGGTGTGCCGGGTGGGCGATGAGGCGCCCGCGCCCCGCGGGCTACCCGCGGTCGAGGAGCCGGGCCGGCACGAACGCCTTCACCCGCGACTCCACGAGCACGGGGAGGTGGTCGGAACCGGCCTGCTGCAGGGTCCGGACGCTCTCGATGTCCATGCCCTCGGAGATCGCGAAGTCGAAGTGCCCGCGGAAGCGCTTGCGCACGTAGGTGGGCAGGTCGGAGTGGGAGACCTGGAAGCCCTGCTCCCCCAGGCGACGCGAGAGCGAGCTCGCGAACCAGGGGTAGTTGAAGTCGCCGACGACGAGGGCGGAGCTGCCGTGGGCGGCGGCCCGGATGGCGCCGAGGGCCTCGGTGATCTGGTGCCGGCGCATGGAGTTCGTCGCCGAGAGGGGGGCGGTGTGGATGGAGGCGAGGGTCAGCAGGGCGCCGTCGTCGTGCAGGTCCTCGAAGCGGACGGCGAGGAGCCGCTCGTGCGCGGGGGACAGGAAGCGGTCGTGCATCGAGCGGCGCAGCGGGCGCAGTTCGTGACCGTGGGCCTGCAGCCGATCCGGTCGGTAGTAGAGGGCCAGGCCCAGACGGTTGCGCTGGGTGGCGCCGGCCAGCACCAACGGCCCCACCGTCTCGGGCAGTCGCAGCGTGTCGCACTCCTGCAGGCACAGCGCGTCCACGTCGTGAGTGGCGGCGAGCTCGGAGAGCTCCATCGTCGCGCGACCCTCGTGGAGGTTGTAGCTGATCGTCCGCAGTGCACGGCCCTTGGCGACTCCCACCCCTCGAACCTACCGCCGGGCTAGGAGTCGCGCGCGGCTTCCACCGATCGCAGCACCCGCTCACCGATCTCGTGGAGCTGGCTGACCTGCGCTTTCGTGAGGGCGTCGAAGACCGCGCGGCGCACCGCGTCGACGTGGCCGGGCGCGGCTTCGAGGACCTTCTCCCACCCCGACTCGCTCAGGGTGGCCAGCGTGTAGCGGCCGTTGGTGGGGTCGGGACGGCGACTGAGCCAGCCCTTCTTCTCGAGCCGGCCGGCGACGTGGGAGAGCCGGGAGAGCGATCCGTTGGCCATCCCGGCCAGGCACCCCATCCGCAGGGTCCGGTCCGGGGCCTCCGAGAGCGCCGACAGCACCCCGTACTCGAAGTGGGTCAGGCCGACGTCGCGCTGCAGCTGGGCGTCGAGGGCGGCGGGCAGCACGGTGAAGAGGCCGGCGAGCCGGCGCCAGGCCTGCTGCTCGGTCTCGTCGAGCCATTCGGGTTCCATCACCCTCCAGTTGTTGACGCTTGAAGTTCCTCGGTCTACTGTCGATTGAAGCATCAAGTCACCGAGAACGGGAGTCCAACGTGTCGATCATGAACCCGGCCGTACCGGGAGGTGCGTTCGACGACTTCCTGATCCGCTCGGCGGACGCCGTCCGCGCCCAGCGGTCCTGGACCCCCGACGACGGGCCGATGCCTGCCTTCTACCTCAGCCACGGGGCTCCGCCCGTGTTCGACGACCCGTTGTGGATCCGCCAGCTCTCCGACTGGGCGCTGTCCCTGCCCCGTCCGACGGGGATCCTCATCGTCAGCGCCCACTGGGAGTCCGAGCGGGCCCTGCTCAGCTCACCCGCCGCCGGCACCCCGCTCGTCTACGACTTCGGCGGGTTCCACCAGCGTTACTTCCAGATGACCTACGAGACCCCGGACGCGACGGCGCTCGCCCACCAGGTCGCGGCGCTCATGCCCGACGACGAACCCCTCCACGTCGCCGGCGGCCGCGGACTCGACCACGGCGCGTGGGTCCCGCTGAAGGTCATGTACCCCGCCGCCGACGTCCCCGTCCTGCAGCTGAGCATGCCCACCCACGACCCGGTCCGGTTGATGGCGCTGGGGGCGCGGCTGAAGCCGTTGCGGGAACAAGGAGTTCTCGTCGTCGGTTCAGGGTTCATGACCCACGGTCTGCAGTTCGCGACGCGGGAGATGTTCCTGCACAACCAGGTTCCGAACTGGTCGCGGGAGTTCGACGGCTGGGTCGCCGAAGCGCTGTCGCGCGGCGACGTCGACACCCTCGCGGACTACCACCGTGCGCCCGGCATGCCGTACGCGCACCCGACCGTCGAGCACTACACGCCGCTCTTCATCACCCTGGGCGTCGCGGCCGACCCGACCGCCGTCCCCACCACCACCATCGACGACTTCCAGATGGGTTTCGCGAAGCGATCCCTCCAGGTCGTCTGAGGCGAGGAGACCACCATGAACGACACCCAGCTCGCCGCCGTCCGCACCGCTGTGGTCGTCCCGCTGCGCTTCCCGGACGGGTACCGCACCACGGCCCGGGTCCACACCTTCACCGGTCTGGTCGACGGCAAGGAGCACCTCGCCCTCGGGCTGGGGAACTACCACGAGGGAACCCCGCTCGTCCGCCCGCACAGCGAGTGCATGACCGGCGACGTCTTCGGTTCCGAGCGGTGCGACTGCGGTCCGCAGTTGCGCGAGGCCGTGGAACGCATCGCCACCTCCGGCGGGTTCCTGCTCTACCTGCGCCAGGAGGGTCGCGGCATCGGTCTCTACGAGAAGCTCGACGCGTACGCGTTGCAGGACAGCGGACTCGACACCTACGAGGCGAACCTGGCCCTCGGTCGCGGCGAGGACGAGCGCGACTACACCGTCGCCGCGCAGATGCTCGGCGCACTCGGGGTCGACCGGGTGAACCTGCTCAGCAACAACCCCGACAAGGCCGACCAGCTCGCCGCGCACGGCATCGCGGTGGAACACCGCGTCCCGACGGGCGTCCACCTCTCGGCGGCGAACGCGAGCTACCTGCGCGCCAAGCGCGACCACACCGCGCACACCCTGGACCTGGCCGGTTGATGTCGCCCCTCGACGGGCGGTTCGTGGGACGGGCCGTGGAACTCGCGGCGAAGGGTCTGGGGACGACCAGCCCGAACCCGGTCGTCGGGTGCGTGGTCCTCGACGTCGACGGGAACGTCGTCGGCGAGGGCTGGCACGAACGGGCGGGTGGCCCGCACGCGGAGGTGAACGCGCTCGCCGCGGCCGGCGAACGCGCCCGCGGGGGAACCGCGTACGTGACGCTGGAACCCTGCAACCACACGGGTCGCACCGGCCCGTGCGCGCAGGCGCTGCTGGACGCGGGGATCGCCCGTGTCGTGTTCGCCGTCCCGGATCCCGGCGCTCTCGCCGGGGGCGGTGCCGAGCGGTTGCGCGCGGCCGGCGTGGAGGTGACCGGTGGGGTCCTCGCCGCCGAGGCGGAACGCGTCAACGAGGCCTGGCTCACGGCCGCCCGTTCGCGCCGTCCGCACGTCACCTGGAAGTTCGCCGCGACCCTGGACGGGCGTTCCGCGGCCGTCGACGGGACGAGCCGCTGGATCTCCTCCGTGGAATCGCGGGAGCAGGTCCACGACCTGCGCCGCCGCGTCGACGCGATCGTCGCCGGTTCCGGGACGGTGCTGGCCGACGACCCGG
This region includes:
- the ribD gene encoding bifunctional diaminohydroxyphosphoribosylaminopyrimidine deaminase/5-amino-6-(5-phosphoribosylamino)uracil reductase RibD; translation: MSPLDGRFVGRAVELAAKGLGTTSPNPVVGCVVLDVDGNVVGEGWHERAGGPHAEVNALAAAGERARGGTAYVTLEPCNHTGRTGPCAQALLDAGIARVVFAVPDPGALAGGGAERLRAAGVEVTGGVLAAEAERVNEAWLTAARSRRPHVTWKFAATLDGRSAAVDGTSRWISSVESREQVHDLRRRVDAIVAGSGTVLADDPDLTAREPDGTSSPRQPLRVVLDRRGRVPATAKVHDAAASTLVSTAATPAELLDDLHGKGIVSVLLEGGPTLAGAFLAAGLVDRVTAYVAPTLLGSGSHALAGTAITTITDAIGLDVDDVALVGGDVRVSGRPRR